The Metarhizium brunneum chromosome 5, complete sequence sequence AAAACAGACACGCTGAACGGCCGGGTACGCGCTCCCCTCCCTAAACAGACAGTCTCTGTAGGCCTTGCGCTGCTCCTCGGTAGCGGTATCCCGTGAGCCCTTTGTACCAGACTTTACTCGCATCTTTCTGAGAGGCCAAACTCGGCGGGGCCGGGCGGCTGGAGCCTATCGGTATTGCAAGTGTCAAACGTCCAGGACGGATCGCATGCATCATTAAGGTTGTGGGTTGGCGCTACTCGGTTGATCCCTTCCTCGGTCGCGAATTCGAACCGGCGGTCGAGGCAACGAGGAGTGTGGGCAATATGGTGAGGGATTTGATAGTTTTAATAAAAGGCCGGCTgaattataataagaaatcAAAGAGTGAAAGCATTGTGGGAATAGTAGGCGTTGACGAGGACCAGATTCAAGACTGTTTAACTGACTTCGCTGGCCTTTAAGTACCTGGCCAAAACTTGTAACTATTTGATATAATGAATCAATACAGTATGACACAGGTCATGCTCTCTTGGCACTAATAATAACTTGATCCACCCAGTAATGTCTCACATGACAGAatattgtacggagcagggTTGTACCTTGGATTTTgaaataatactaatatatagTATAATGCGCTTTAACGAGTATCAATTTCTTGTCGCGCTTGCCGCGCACCTTGATAGGAAATAGGCCACTAGAATAGTTTCTGACCCCGTATGCAATCCAAGTCAGTTAATCAGAGTATTTCTCTAGTCTTATATAATCAAAAACCGCGCTTTAAGTCAGTTGGGCCATAGACTCGTCTGGACTATACCACGCTGGTGGACTGGCAAAATCCTGAAGGCGTCAAATAAACTATTCACAGGTTCGACTCTTTTAGACAAGTGTTGCTTGAGTATCATGTATTGTATGTCGCGGTCTATCCCGGATTTAGTGGCTTTCTTCTACTCTAGTGGAAATTCTTAATCAACATCTTGAATGCCAACTTGCTTCATTATCAACCGTCCCGTACGCGCTTCTACTTTTCCAACACTTGCGAGCTCCAAAGCCCCCATCGAGGCCAAATGCTTCTGTTAGAGGTGCGAAAGTGCCCCGACCAGAAAACAGTCTGGGCGGTCCAAGATGGACGACACTGTCGGAGCTTCGGTTAATCAGAGAATCGTCAGTGTCTCGGCAATGGGCAAtttcttgggcttctcgGGATGAGCAGCTTGCTCATCTCCGTAGTTGAGATGGGCCTTGAGCTTATAATCCTCTGGGACACCAGCGAATTTCTTGATGGCTGCCTCGACAGGCGGAATAGCATTCATGTGCTGCAGGTTAGCTCCTACTCCCTCCAGCTCCAAGGCAGTCCAGATAAGGATCTGGTGAATGCCTTGGGCGTGATCACCCCACTCGCTGAACATGTGGCTGGTTGCCTTGTGTGTCTCGGCAGCCTCCTTGGTCGTCTGGCCACGCTCCCAGAAGAGTATCTAGACCTCGTTAGACAGTCTGCTTGCGAGTCACAAAAGTTGCGGACGTACGGATCCATATGCAGCCTTGTGGGTTTGGAGAAAGGGGCCCAGCTTTTCCCAGAGGGCGGGATTGATCGACTTGAGGACCGGCTCAACCTCCTCGAGGATAATGCTCCAGAGCTCTTTGTGCTTCTCCCCGAAAGCGAGCGAAATGCGGACAGGCTGCGTGTTGTAAGACGAGGGGGCAAAGGAAAGGACTTTGGAGACCAGCTCTTGGACACGTTCGTCCGAGACCTTGGAGGTTCCTGCCAAACCATGGACACTGCGACGGTGAGCCGCAGCTGCGAGCCACTCGTCAGCCGTGATGGAAGGCATCTTGACAGAATGTGTAGGTGATGGATGTTTTCATCAGACTTGGGATGCGCCTCACGAGAAATACATAGACATATATatacgtacctaggtatatatgTACACTACGTCGCACGCCCGTCAGAGGCCGGAACGGTATCCAATGCTACACGGCGGTGTGCTTTGGCCACATGCTGGCGATGAGGCGGCTTACGTGCTTCCTGTGGCCTTGATGACTGCACAGTCATTGGCTGTTATTGGCCCCTGGCTTGAGTGATTTTCATTTACGGGGGATACAAAGTCCGCCTCAGAAACATTTCCCCGGAGAACAGACCAAAAGGCGACCATATAACGCCCAGGAGAAAAGTAATCAAGGCTGCGTCGTCGTTTATTTGGACAAACGAGCCAATAAAAATAAGGATCGTCTGCTTCGACGTGTTTCCATTATTTCGAATGCTGACAAACTCTCTCAAATAAACTGCCAAGGTCGAAAGCACCATGTTCATCAATGTCCGAAGGCCAGCATCAGCTATAGAAGGCAGCGTGGCTGTCCAGTCTCGACCGCATAGATGCGCAGAGAGGGCTGTCTGTCAGAGAGGGGAGACGAGTGAGGGCAGTGTTTATGAAATGTGCATGCTGGAAGCATAAGCCTCAAgtgcttgttcttcttgcttttagtttattttttttaatgtCCTAGTCTGCTGTCTACTGTCAATGGGTCTGGTCCGTTGCGTCTTTCTGGCTGTTCTGATGCAGGCCGTGGCCAGCAGTTGCCTGTGGATGCCGGGCCGACCGTGCGGCACAAGTCCGGTCGATACATTATTGACTTTGCATGTGGTGTCTAAGGCTGTCTCGACTTTGAGGCGTATCTGACGTCTCTGCATTGGCGAAATTTTATTCGGTAGTCCTGTGATGTCTATTCATGTATGAAAGTGAATGGATTCTAATTTACCATGGCGATGGTACGGCGTCTTATAGTGATGCCGAAGACCGCTCAACATCAGCTCAATTTTCAATTCATATCAACCAAATCAATGTGTTAGAAAAAATGTTTTGGTGTTGGTAATGTAGGCGATTCCTTGAAACGGGTTTCAGTATCGTTCCTGCTTCAAAATTTCCAGGCGTGGACAAGTGAAACTCATGTCAAGGACTTGATGACTTGGAAGCTTCTCGTACCGAGACAGGCATAGGGTAGGTTGGTCCAAAGTCAAcacgcaacattgaaaccacGCAAATAAAGCCGGTACACCATGTTCACCGCGTAAAATCTCATATATGCGCAGTAGTACGTGCTGATATTCTGCCCTCTCACAACCTCGCCGACTGAAGCTTAGTGGTACTTTGCAAAGTGTTTTCATTTCCTATCACTCTGTTCTATAATAAATGTCAAGATACCCAAACCAAAACAACAAGGTTAAAAGACTCATGTAAGCTACTAATTAAGAAAACCCATCGCCTTCCAAGACGACACATAGGACCGCACCACCTCGGCACTCACCGGCCCCTCGGCAGCCAGGGTTTTGGAATGCTCACTTGATCTTTGCGTGTCCAACACGATACCGCCACAAGCCATGCGCTCAAAGTGGCCCTCGAGAAAGTccagggcgagggcggcaggGTTCTCAGCCGGGGAAAGAGGCGATTGGCGAACCCGTCTAATCCACTCTTTAAAGGAAACGATGCCATGGGGAGGAATATCCAGAGCAGCTGCCAGAACCGTAGACATGTCCTTCCACGGCTGGCCGACGGGGTTGTCGACGTGATAGACCGGATACGCCTCCGTTGCTTCGGGGCGGCCGTCAATGTTGAGCAGGTCgaccacgacgccggcggATTTATCCACGGGCAGCCAATGCAGGTCACCGCGCAGGTCGGGCAACGCCTTGAGCGCCTGGGAGCTCTTCACCACGAAGGCAAAGTGCTCGACCGGGTTCCAGAAGCCGCTGGCCGTCGACCCAGAGATCTGGCCGGGACGCGCCACCATGGCCCGGAAGAGCCGCGGATGACGGCGCAGCGTGTCGGCGAGCATGCGCTCGCACACCCACTTGCCCTCGTTGTAGCCGCTGGGCATCACCGCGGCCATGGGCATGGCCTCCTCGAGGACGGGGGACTCGGCCGAGAAGCCCGTCACGCCGATCGACGAGATGAACTGGAAACCGATCCTGCGCGGCTCGGTTCCCACCGCCATGTCGTGCGCCAGGTCCAGCAGGTTCCGCATCACCCTGGCCTGGGGCTCAAAAGCCTTGAGTGGCCGCGTGGCGCTCATGGGCCAGGCGTTGTGGATGATGTGCGTGCCGTGCCGCGCCAGCCAGGTGTACTCGTCGTCCGGTAGACCAAGTTGCGGCTTGGAGGCGTCGGTACCGTATACCCGCAGCTTCTCGCGCGCGGTGGGGGACAGCTCGATGCCTCTCGAAGAGAGTGCCTCTGCCTGCCGCTCGTCGGCGGGCACGCCGCTGAGGGTGCGGTTGATGCAAACCACAGCGGCGACGTGCGGCCGCTCGGCGAGTGCTTGAACAATGTGCGACCCGAGGCTGCCCGAAGCGCCCGTCACGACCACGACGGCTCCGGCACGGGGATGGTTGCCGATAGTACCCTTCCTCGCAGCTTCAAGCGCGGCCGACTCCCAACCAGTCGTGTAGGCTGCCACTAGGCGCATTGCCTCTGCCTCACGGGCTGCTACATCACCCGTACCAATTACTTTCGCCGCTGGGACAGGTGGTTCGCTCACCGAATCCTGACTTTGGCAGCTGACGTCCGAGGCGTCATCGGGAGTGGACATGTCCGAGGTCGTGTCTTCGTCCGCCGAGTCTGAGAAGACAACGTCACCCTCTCCGGCCGCCATGTCTTGGTCGCTATCTTGGTCGCCATGCTCTTCCTCCACGTCCTTTTGCCCTCCGGCCCTCGCCAAAGCATTCGCCACACAGGCAACGAAGGCGCCAAGACTCGTGGCTACCATTGTCTCTGCGCGATCGAGCGTGCAGTGAAAGGTATCCTCGACCTCGCGCGCCAGCTCCATGCTCATCAACGAATCAATGCCCAGGTCAGCCATCTCACTGTCGAGGCTCATCTCGCTGGCCTCGATGCCGGAAACGTCGGCGACCACGTCGCACACCTCGTTTGTGATGTCGCGCGGCCCACTGGTAGGCTTCGCCCTTTTCATCCCGGTCCTCTTTGCCTTGGGGCGGGACGGgagcggcgccggcgtcgagttTGGACCGGTGGCATTGATAGGCCCGGCAAGGGCGGCAAGAGGCTGGGCAGACGACGGCAGAGACGCTGCGGTGCTTCTCACAAACGACTtgtccgtcgtcgcccgcgCCAGGATCTTGCTCATCGTCGCCTTGGGAACGCGGACATATTTCAGGCCCAGTATGACCTCGGCCAGGGCACCCGTCGAGGCATCAAAGATAAAGACGTCTGAGACGTAGGCCTTTTCGTTTTGGCGCGCGTGGCGAGCAAGAACATGCCACACACCAGGACCATGCTCATGGCCATCAGTGACCGGCTGCGCCTCGGGCGAGCGCATCACCAGCTCGAGGCCCGTGGCAACAAACATGTCGCTCGCGGGAATGTCCGTCAGCAGGTTGACGTACATGCCCGCAACTTGGCCGTACGAGTCTGCCTTGGGGACATCAAGCCAGGTGTCGCCGGCGTGGCGCTTGTGCACGACACCCGCGCTCTCGCCGTTGTCGCGGCCGACAACGTACCGCACGCCGTGGTACACGgagccaaagtcgacaactTCCTCAAAGGCTCGGTACACGTTGCGGCCTTGGAGCGCCTCCACGCCCTCATCGTCGGGGCCCAAGGCCAGAACGGCCTGGCACTGCGCGTGGCCGACGACGCGCTCCCAGCGTCCGAATTCCTGCACAACGGCCGGGTCGGATGGCGAGCACATGTTGATGCGGCCCTCGGCGTGCTTGTTGTCGGCAGGGGAGGTGCCGACGCTGTGGATGGTCCAGTGCCACTCTGttttggccttgttgagtGGCTCGAGGTCAATGTAGTAGTCGCGCGTCGAGTCGGCACAGATGGGCGAATGGCTGAGCATATCGCGCACCACCGGCGAAAAGCCATTCGCTCTCCATTCCGGAGTCAGGCTGAAAAGGGTCTCGATGGCCATGTCTATCTCAAGCGTGGCTGCAGCAATgggcgccgtcttggcgaTGACGTGTGTCGCAAACAGGCGCTGGTACTTGTCCGAGGCCGTGTTGATACGGAACCGAGCCagctttgtcttcttgttggcGCTGCCACCCTGGTGGTCCTGGAAGCCGACAAAGGTCCATATATCAAGCGTCTTGGGATCGACTTGTTCTTGCTGTGCCAGtcccgccgccggcagccgTCCATTGCTCCCGGACATGGTTTGGACGACCTTGATAGCCTGCTCGATTGGCGACTTGAGCTCGAGCCAATGGCGCGACTTCTCGAACTGGTACGGCGGCAGGAGGAGCTGCGTATACTCGCCCGCCTGTCGCCGGTGGTGAGCCCAGAAAGACACACGTAGTCCCTGTTTCCAGAGGTGTACCGTTGCGTCCGTGAGCCTGTCGATGCccttgttggtgttggtgatggacaCGGATTGGAAGTGAAGCCCGTCAGAATAGGTTGGCACCGTCTGGGCAAGTGCACGCGATGCCATGACGGTGATGGTCGAGTTGGAACCCGCCTCAAGGAAGATGGCCTGCGGATGCTTCTGTGCGAGCCGTTGCACGGCgtggttgaagaagacgggctGGCGCATGTGAGAGCCGACAAAGGTCCAGTCCAGTCGGGCGGCCGCGTCGCCATGCTCGGTGGCACGTTCTATCGGAATGACGGCGTCATGAAAGGTCACCCCCTTGCCGACCTCGTCCCCGAGGCGGTCGACGATGCTGTCTACCAACGCCGAGTGGAACGCATTGGTGACGTTGAGACGCTTGCTCTTGACGCCCTCGACCGCGCTGCCCCCTCCGGCCAGCGTAGTGGCAAATGCGTCGATGGCTTTTGTCGATCCGGCGACAGTGAAGCTGCGAGAACCGTTGTAGCAGGCGATGCCAGCTGATCCATCGGATCCGAGGTTTGACTCGTTGAGGAGATGATGCACGAGTgcttcgtcggcctcgatggccatcatggcgcccgGATCGGGTCCCCAAGCGCTCTGCACCAGCTTGGCCCGACCAGCAATCAGCTTGACCGTGTCTTGCAGACTCAGCACGCCCGCTACGCAGAGCGCAGTTATCTCACCAAAGCTGTGGCCCACGACGGATACTACCTTGTCGGCGAGCCCGCAGTCCATCCAGCTCTTGGCCGAGGCGTACTGCATAGCAAAGAGCGCCGTCTGGAGCTTGACCACGTCCTGATAAGGCTCGCCAGAGAAAATGTCGGGGTAGATGCTGTCAAGGCCGTGAGCTGTAATGGCGGCATCGCAGTTATCCAGGTGGTGCCGCAACACTGCGGCACCCTGGTACACCGCGCGGTCCAGCCCGACGAATGTCGAAACCTGGCCTCCAAAGCACAGAACCACGGGTCGCTCAGGCTTCACGGGCGCGATGCCGATGCTAGCAGATGTGTCCTTGGTAGCCGCGGTTGCCTCGGCGAGCTTGTCctgcagctcgtccagcGAACCGCAGCTGAAGATCAGCCCTTGGGGCAAGCCGGGATCCGATTGCCAATTCATGTTGAACGATACATCGGCGagcttggcctggccatctCGGGGCCCAGTGTGGGCGCGCAGGTAGGGAGCCAGCGCGGTGCTGTACGCGGCAATGCTgcgggcgtcgaggccggcgatCCAGAAGGGCAGCCGAGGCGACGACGCGGTCAGGGAGGTGGCTTTGGCAGGCTTATGAGCCGAGTAAGCAACCACGACGCTCGAATTGGATCCGCAGGCGCCGTAGTTGTTGATCAGAGCCAGCTTCCGGTCCCCTGGCCAGGACCGCAACGACGTGACAACCTCCATCTTGTCTGACGGCTGCGCCTGGATGTGGGGGTTCATGCTCTTGAAGCTGGCTTGGGGAGGGATGAAGTCGCCTCGCATCATCATGAGCACCTTGATGAGGGAGACGATGCCGGACGCGCCTTCAGTGTGGCCGACGTGACCCTTGACCGAGCCGATGGGCAGGACAGTATCGCGCAGAGGACCGGCCACGGCGTTGCGTATGCTCTCCCACTCTGCAGGGTCTCCGACGGGCGTGCCAGTGCCATGACACTCGACCAGCGAAATGTCGCGCGGGTTTACGCGCGCTTTGCGGATGACGTGGTGGAAGAGGGCCGACAGAGAAGGTACGTTGGGAACAAAGAGCGGCGTGGTGTTGAGGTTTTGATTGATGCCCGTAGAGCGTATGGTGCCCAGGACCGTGTTCccgtcggccacggcggtgGATAGCTTCTTGAGGAAGACGTAGgcgatgccgtcgccgcggcAGTACCCATCGGCATCCGAGTCGAAGGGTTTGCACTGGCCGGTCGGGCTGATGaagctgccggcggcgaggtttTGTGTCCACTGCAGGTTGGTCAAGACATTGACGCCGCCGCAGAGCGCCGCCGGGACCTCGCCCGACAGCAGATCCCGGCAGGCCATATGaagggccgtcgtcgacgacgagcatgCTGTATCAAAGGTCAGGGACGGGCCCGTCCATCCAAAGTGGTGCGACACTCGGCCGGGGATGAAGCTTCTCAGCTCCCCCGTCCCCGTGAAGGCGCTGGTCGGGTGGCAATGGACGTTGACATCGTACTCGTAGGAGCAGAGGCCGACGTAGACGCCCACGTGCTTCCGTCGTTGCAgcccggcggcgctggtCGCGGCCAGCTCGTTGAAATAGCCCGACTGTTGGAGAGCTTGGTAGGCGGCCTCGAGCGAGAGGCGGCCCTGCgggtccatggccatggattcGCGCGGGCTCTTTTTGAAGAACTTGTGGTCGaaggcgtcggcgtcgcgcATGAGATTGCCGTACCACTTCCTGTCGGGGTCGGCATTGTCGCGGAACAGCATGTCGGGCGTCATTCGCTCGCGCGTGATGGCCTCGTGCTGCGACTGCCCCGTCTTGAGCATCTGCTCAAACTCGTGCAGGTCTTGGCCGCCCGCCACCTTGAGGGACATGCCCACGACGGCAACGACATGCTCGCAGTCGTCTTCTGGCTGGACACGGGGTGTGCTCGGTTCTGCGACCTGAGCCCGTGAGACGGCAAGCGCGCCGTTGCTTTGTgtttgtggttgtggttgtggttggGGTTGGTGCTGCATCCGCGCCATGGACTTGCTTATGTCATCCTCGACATCCTCAAAGTGGGCCTGCTTGGCACCAAAGGCGCGCAGGATGGTGGGCGGCAGAGGGCGGTCGAGGCCAAAGGCAATGAGGGACAGGTGCTCCTTGTTGGCCGCAAGCTTCGAAACGGTGCTGGTCCAGCGCAACTGGTTCGCCAGGATGGAGCGCAGCACCGTGCCGACCAGGTCGACGTGGTCGTGCGCGACTTGCTCGCCGTCGGGGTGGTCGAGGTAGGTGGGCAATGCCAGGTGGGCGGCATCCGGGAACTGCAGCCCGGCCATGGAGTGGCACAGGTCGACTAGGGCCTCGGTGTGGCGCAGCCGCTCGGCCGTCGGCGCGTGGAGCTGGCCCTTGAAGGCGAGCGGCACGGCCGTGACGCCGGCTGCCCGCAGCTGCCGCACCAGCTTGGGGGCGAGGCGCTCCGACGCCGTCACGGTGGCCCGGCACTCGTCAAAAAGCACCGAGACGTAGGCATCCGGGCCCAGCCTGGAGACGATGCGCGCCAGGTCATGGCCCTGCTCGGGTCTCCTCCACGCCGTCGCCAGGGACACGGACCCGCCCTTGCCGCGCCCCTTGGTCCACTCCTCGGTGGCccccaccaccgccgccatgagcgccgccacgcgcaccgccgccgcgccgtACTTTTCAAATTCCTGCCGGTTGTGCGagctggccacggccacggccgccatcATGCCCGCGCAGAAGCCCACCGTCTCGACCCTGTTATTCCTGgcgggctgctgctgctgctgctgctgcctcACCAGCTCTGCCTGCAGGTCGTCCACTCCGTTTCCCGCCGCGCCGCTGAATCGAAACTCCAGATAGCGCCAGTACTGGTCCAGCTGGATAGCCACCATGAGAACCCCGATCCAGACATGTGGCATCTCGGCGTCTGGGGCCAGCGACGCAGCCGAGGCAGGGCCATCTCGAAACCACGACTCCAGATCGGCCAGCAGACCATGACCCTGCATTGTGCTGGCCACTTCGGGCATCTTGTTTGTCAAGGCTTCCCAGTACCGTGGCAGCCCGGCCAGGGTCTCTAGTATCCATTCTCCGTTGGGCCCGTCCACAATCTGCCGCACCTGTTTTTCCAGCGAGTTTTTGCTTTGTGGCCCAATGT is a genomic window containing:
- the cazM gene encoding Iterative polyketide synthase CazM, with amino-acid sequence MAPALPTSLSNVREATSLVFGGHIGPQSKNSLEKQVRQIVDGPNGEWILETLAGLPRYWEALTNKMPEVASTMQGHGLLADLESWFRDGPASAASLAPDAEMPHVWIGVLMVAIQLDQYWRYLEFRFSGAAGNGVDDLQAELVRQQQQQQQPARNNRVETVGFCAGMMAAVAVASSHNRQEFEKYGAAAVRVAALMAAVVGATEEWTKGRGKGGSVSLATAWRRPEQGHDLARIVSRLGPDAYVSVLFDECRATVTASERLAPKLVRQLRAAGVTAVPLAFKGQLHAPTAERLRHTEALVDLCHSMAGLQFPDAAHLALPTYLDHPDGEQVAHDHVDLVGTVLRSILANQLRWTSTVSKLAANKEHLSLIAFGLDRPLPPTILRAFGAKQAHFEDVEDDISKSMARMQHQPQPQPQPQTQSNGALAVSRAQVAEPSTPRVQPEDDCEHVVAVVGMSLKVAGGQDLHEFEQMLKTGQSQHEAITRERMTPDMLFRDNADPDRKWYGNLMRDADAFDHKFFKKSPRESMAMDPQGRLSLEAAYQALQQSGYFNELAATSAAGLQRRKHVGVYVGLCSYEYDVNVHCHPTSAFTGTGELRSFIPGRVSHHFGWTGPSLTFDTACSSSTTALHMACRDLLSGEVPAALCGGVNVLTNLQWTQNLAAGSFISPTGQCKPFDSDADGYCRGDGIAYVFLKKLSTAVADGNTVLGTIRSTGINQNLNTTPLFVPNVPSLSALFHHVIRKARVNPRDISLVECHGTGTPVGDPAEWESIRNAVAGPLRDTVLPIGSVKGHVGHTEGASGIVSLIKVLMMMRGDFIPPQASFKSMNPHIQAQPSDKMEVVTSLRSWPGDRKLALINNYGACGSNSSVVVAYSAHKPAKATSLTASSPRLPFWIAGLDARSIAAYSTALAPYLRAHTGPRDGQAKLADVSFNMNWQSDPGLPQGLIFSCGSLDELQDKLAEATAATKDTSASIGIAPVKPERPVVLCFGGQVSTFVGLDRAVYQGAAVLRHHLDNCDAAITAHGLDSIYPDIFSGEPYQDVVKLQTALFAMQYASAKSWMDCGLADKVVSVVGHSFGEITALCVAGVLSLQDTVKLIAGRAKLVQSAWGPDPGAMMAIEADEALVHHLLNESNLGSDGSAGIACYNGSRSFTVAGSTKAIDAFATTLAGGGSAVEGVKSKRLNVTNAFHSALVDSIVDRLGDEVGKGVTFHDAVIPIERATEHGDAAARLDWTFVGSHMRQPVFFNHAVQRLAQKHPQAIFLEAGSNSTITVMASRALAQTVPTYSDGLHFQSVSITNTNKGIDRLTDATVHLWKQGLRVSFWAHHRRQAGEYTQLLLPPYQFEKSRHWLELKSPIEQAIKVVQTMSGSNGRLPAAGLAQQEQVDPKTLDIWTFVGFQDHQGGSANKKTKLARFRINTASDKYQRLFATHVIAKTAPIAAATLEIDMAIETLFSLTPEWRANGFSPVVRDMLSHSPICADSTRDYYIDLEPLNKAKTEWHWTIHSVGTSPADNKHAEGRINMCSPSDPAVVQEFGRWERVVGHAQCQAVLALGPDDEGVEALQGRNVYRAFEEVVDFGSVYHGVRYVVGRDNGESAGVVHKRHAGDTWLDVPKADSYGQVAGMYVNLLTDIPASDMFVATGLELVMRSPEAQPVTDGHEHGPGVWHVLARHARQNEKAYVSDVFIFDASTGALAEVILGLKYVRVPKATMSKILARATTDKSFVRSTAASLPSSAQPLAALAGPINATGPNSTPAPLPSRPKAKRTGMKRAKPTSGPRDITNEVCDVVADVSGIEASEMSLDSEMADLGIDSLMSMELAREVEDTFHCTLDRAETMVATSLGAFVACVANALARAGGQKDVEEEHGDQDSDQDMAAGEGDVVFSDSADEDTTSDMSTPDDASDVSCQSQDSVSEPPVPAAKVIGTGDVAAREAEAMRLVAAYTTGWESAALEAARKGTIGNHPRAGAVVVVTGASGSLGSHIVQALAERPHVAAVVCINRTLSGVPADERQAEALSSRGIELSPTAREKLRVYGTDASKPQLGLPDDEYTWLARHGTHIIHNAWPMSATRPLKAFEPQARVMRNLLDLAHDMAVGTEPRRIGFQFISSIGVTGFSAESPVLEEAMPMAAVMPSGYNEGKWVCERMLADTLRRHPRLFRAMVARPGQISGSTASGFWNPVEHFAFVVKSSQALKALPDLRGDLHWLPVDKSAGVVVDLLNIDGRPEATEAYPVYHVDNPVGQPWKDMSTVLAAALDIPPHGIVSFKEWIRRVRQSPLSPAENPAALALDFLEGHFERMACGGIVLDTQRSSEHSKTLAAEGPNRVIGNENTLQSTTKLQSARL